A region from the Mycolicibacterium litorale genome encodes:
- a CDS encoding FAD-dependent oxidoreductase, whose protein sequence is MRLARHFDVVGISGQPGLVSGQELGVRLARPDEWARDYWIPFERFRALDPVRTAHATLTGVDLEGRKVFGHNSDGSAMVEDFDALVIATGVTNGFWRRPGHRSADEVAAQLRADHARLAAARSVLVVGGGAAAVSSAANLALTWPETCVELCFPGPRPLPHHHPRVWARIARRLDGLGVVLRPGRRAVVPEGFGCDRITAEPVEWSTGQSPSSADAVLWAIGRVRPNTDWLPAGLLDDDGFVRVAPTLKVVGHENIWAVGDVAATDPLRSSARNRADELLARNVRADFGGRRLRDYRAPTRRWGSVLGAQPDGLEVFAPNGTAFRFPAWSVRRVLQPWIVRRGIYRGVRPSGS, encoded by the coding sequence ATGCGGTTGGCCCGCCACTTCGACGTCGTCGGGATCTCCGGGCAACCCGGCCTGGTCAGCGGACAGGAGCTCGGCGTGCGGCTCGCCCGTCCCGACGAGTGGGCGCGCGACTACTGGATCCCGTTCGAGCGGTTCCGCGCCCTCGACCCGGTGCGCACCGCGCACGCCACCCTGACGGGCGTGGACCTGGAAGGCCGAAAGGTGTTCGGGCACAACTCGGATGGCTCCGCAATGGTCGAGGACTTCGATGCGCTCGTCATCGCCACCGGGGTGACCAACGGATTCTGGCGCAGACCGGGTCATCGGTCCGCCGACGAGGTCGCCGCCCAGTTGCGCGCCGATCACGCGCGGCTGGCCGCCGCCCGTTCGGTCCTCGTGGTGGGAGGGGGTGCGGCAGCGGTGAGCAGTGCCGCGAATCTGGCGCTCACCTGGCCGGAAACCTGTGTCGAACTGTGCTTCCCCGGGCCGAGGCCGCTCCCGCATCATCATCCGAGGGTGTGGGCGCGGATCGCCCGGCGACTCGACGGGCTGGGTGTGGTCCTGCGACCGGGCCGTCGCGCCGTCGTGCCCGAAGGCTTCGGTTGCGACCGCATCACCGCCGAACCGGTCGAGTGGAGCACCGGGCAGTCGCCGTCGTCGGCCGATGCCGTGCTGTGGGCGATCGGTCGCGTCCGGCCCAACACCGACTGGCTGCCCGCCGGACTGCTCGACGACGACGGTTTCGTCCGGGTGGCACCCACGTTGAAAGTCGTTGGGCACGAGAATATCTGGGCGGTCGGTGACGTGGCGGCCACCGACCCGTTGCGCAGCAGCGCCCGCAACCGAGCCGATGAACTGCTGGCCCGCAACGTTCGTGCGGACTTCGGCGGCCGTCGGCTGCGCGACTACCGTGCGCCCACCCGGCGGTGGGGTTCGGTGCTCGGCGCCCAGCCGGACGGCCTCGAGGTGTTCGCCCCCAACGGCACCGCGTTCCGCTTCCCCGCGTGGTCGGTGCGGCGTGTGCTGCAACCGTGGATCGTGCGGCGCGGAATCTACCGCGGGGTCCGTCCGTCCGGGTCCTGA